In Clarias gariepinus isolate MV-2021 ecotype Netherlands chromosome 1, CGAR_prim_01v2, whole genome shotgun sequence, one DNA window encodes the following:
- the LOC128529739 gene encoding growth/differentiation factor 6-B, which produces MRFSSSTVVLSGEVQTRNLLLISLKVFNMDFERFLCWLYAISTLKVVSGFNFEENLPEDFKQRDLSKAILEMLHINKLSVPQQAKPHPYMKHIYQVLSTQDSRQRSDSDGTLVQSFRSVQGTKYSKPGWIWFNLSYLQPSMTGAELILLRKTLHSEPLTVTVTVHSLSFGAGNLSISSPLTEHLLTLDQLPPSGYDVFNVTASLPHHIHGAHVLGFQLRFRDESGSLVLHEALTQRLYCLNTSSLSQPLLVAYKVKPTERQIFERRQRQYCRESTHEIKQHSRIRKQRSTNDTECKLYETLVDVQKTDLGQWILQPKAFNISFCRGLCMKEQPTPSLTGQKPKDKHLENDRSSNCNALETTPLTVMYRSITDDIIIKQLRDMRAQRCVCSPNIRSSING; this is translated from the exons ATGAGGTTTAGCTCTTCAACTGTTGTTTTATCTGGTGAGGTGCAGACCAGGAATCTTCTGTTGATCTCTCTTAAGGTTTTTAACATGGATTTCGAAAGATTTTTATGTTGGTTGTACGCGATTTCGACTCTGAAAGTTGTCAGTGGCTTCAATTTTGAAGAGAATCTGCCTGAAGATTTTAAACAAAGGGATCTTAGCAAGGCCATCTTGGAAATGCTTCATATTAATAAGCTGTCGGTCCCTCAACAAGCAAAGCCCCATCCGTATATGAAGCACATTTACCAAGTACTGAGCACACAGGATTCGAGGCAGAGAAGCGATTCAGATGGGACACTGGTGCAAAGTTTCCGTAGTGTACAAG GGACAAAATATAGCAAACCTGGTTGGATCTGGTTCAACTTATCATACTTACAGCCCTCTATGACTGGTGCTGAGTTGATCTTACTGAGAAAAACTCTACACTCTGAACCActtacagtaacagtaactgtacACAGCCTGTCATTTGGAGCTGGGAACCTGAGCATAAGCAGCCCCCTCACTGAACACCTGCTCACCCTGGACCAGCTTCCACCATCAGGCTATGATGTGTTTAATGTTACAGCCTCTTTACCGCATCACATCCATGGAGCACACGTCCTAGGCTTCCAGCTGCGCTTCAGGGATGAAAGTGGCAGCCTGGTTCTCCATGAAGCCCTGACGCAGAGATTGTACTGCTTGAACACGAGCTCTCTAAGTCAGCCTCTGCTGGTTGCCTACAAGGTGAAACCAACAGAGCGGCAGATCTTCGAGCGCAGGCAGAGGCAGTACTGCAGAGAAAGCACTCATGAGATCAAACAACATTCACGAATAAGAAAGCAAAGAAGCACAAATGACACAGAATGCAAACTTTATGAGACGCTTGTTGATGTACAAAAGACTGACCTTGGTCAATGGATACTGCAGCCAAAGGCATTTAATATCAGCTTTTGCAG ggGTTTGTGCATGAAGGAACAGCCAACTCCTTCTCTGACTGGACAGAAACCAAAGGATAAGCACTTGGAAAATGATCGAAG TTCAAACTGCAATGCACTGGAGACCACTCCCCTCACTGTGATGTATCGGAGCATCAcagatgacatcatcattaAGCAGTTAAGGGATATGAGAGCACAGAGATGTGTTTGCTCACCCAATATTAGATCAAGTATTAATGGGTGA
- the tspan5a gene encoding tetraspanin-5a gives MMSGKHYNGQEVSCCIKYFIFGFNIIFWLVGMFFLGIGLWAWSEKGVLSNISSITDLGGFDPVWLFLVVGGVMFILGFAGCIGALRENTLLLKFFSVFLGIIFFLELTAGVLAFVFKDWIKDQLNNFINNNIKAYRDDIDLQNLIDFTQEYWECCGAFKPSDWDLNIYFNCTDTNPSREKCGVPFSCCTKDPAEDVINTQCGYDVRAKSEDEQKTYINVKGCVPQFEKWLQDNLTIVAGIFIGIALLQIFGICLAQNLVSDIEAVRASCLFT, from the exons ATGATGTCAGGAAAGCATTACAATGGACAAGAAGTCAGCTGctgcattaaatattttatatttggatTTAACATAATATTTTGG ttagtggGGATGTTTTTCCTGGGAATTGGACTATGGGCCTGGAGTGAAAAG GGTGTGCTCTCAAATATATCCTCCATCACTGACCTGGGCGGATTTGACCCAGTCTGGCTGTTTCTGGTGGTGGGTGGTGTGATGTTTATCCTGGGCTTTGCTGGTTGCATCGGAGCTCTGAGAGAGAACACCCTCCTCCTCAAATTT TTTTCTGTGTTCCTGGGGATTATATTCTTCCTGGAGCTGACAGCTGGGGTCCTTGCCTTTGTCTTTAAGGACTGGATCAAAGACCAGCTCAACAACTTCATTAATAACAACATCAAAGCCTATAGAGATGATATTGACCTGCAGAATCTTATCGACTTTACTCAGGAATAT TGGGAGTGTTGTGGGGCATTTAAACCTAGTGACTGGGATCTCAACATCTACTTCAACTGCACAGACACCAACCCCAGTCGAGAGAAGTGCGGCGTTCCTTTCTCCTGTTGCACCAAGGACCCAGCG GAGGATGTCATCAACACACAATGCGGATATGATGTCCGAGCAAAATCG GAAGATGAGCAAAAGACCTATATAAATGTGAAGGGCTGTGTTCCTCAGTTCGAGAAGTGGTTACAGGACAACCTGACAATAGTAGCAGGCATCTTTATAGGAATTGCATTGCTACAG ATTTTCGGGATATGCCTGGCCCAAAATCTAGTGAGTGATATTGAAGCTGTGCGGGCGAGCTG TTTGTTCACCTGA